In the Desulfobacterales bacterium genome, one interval contains:
- a CDS encoding sigma 54-interacting transcriptional regulator, with amino-acid sequence MDITAQKQAETTLQNREATYRSAFEKSGAASIIIEEDMTISLANPKYEQLTGYTRAEIEGRMKWTAFISKEDLERMKGYHVERRKGPGRVPDEYECKLINRKGEKIDVWISVGMLPGPNRSIASFIDITSRKRAEQALRDSETRLSAIIDALDGYIYTCTREFRIEFMNKALIDYIGQDKTGGLCHRDIFGLDQACQWCGNEAVFKGETVRQEIKNPADGRWFYILSSPMFDTDGSVTRMQATIIDITKQKQTEETLIKRKEYLQKENLLLKSSMKERYKFMNIIGKSTAMQGVYDQIINAAATDAGVILYGESGTGKELAARAIHDLSDRKHGPFVVVHCGAIAENLIESEFFGHRKGAFTGADRDKQGYLDLADGGTLFLDELGELGRNMQVKLLRAIEGGGYTPVGSAKEKKSDIRIVAATNRNLQEQVKTGLMREDFFYRIHIIPITLPPLRDRKEDLPLLVEHFMKMYGETERLPPITGKILDAIQQYDWPGNVRELQNTLHRYVTLKQFGMLQPSAADGDEPEILAESPPRKIGNIRNVIRDFEKNYILSALERYQWHRGKAASALGIDRRTLFKKTKQYGIENTQIENE; translated from the coding sequence ATGGACATAACTGCACAAAAACAAGCGGAAACGACATTGCAGAACCGGGAGGCAACCTACCGCAGCGCCTTTGAAAAATCCGGAGCCGCTTCCATTATCATCGAAGAGGATATGACCATTTCATTGGCCAATCCAAAGTATGAGCAGTTGACCGGCTACACCCGCGCGGAAATCGAAGGCCGTATGAAATGGACAGCCTTTATTTCCAAGGAAGACCTTGAGCGAATGAAGGGATATCACGTTGAGCGCAGAAAAGGGCCTGGAAGGGTTCCGGATGAATATGAATGCAAACTGATCAACCGAAAGGGAGAAAAGATCGACGTGTGGATCAGTGTCGGAATGCTGCCCGGGCCCAATCGAAGTATTGCCTCCTTTATCGATATCACCTCCCGCAAACGGGCCGAACAGGCGCTGCGCGATAGTGAAACGAGGCTCAGCGCCATCATCGATGCCCTGGACGGGTATATCTACACCTGCACGCGTGAGTTTCGAATCGAATTCATGAATAAGGCGCTCATTGATTACATCGGGCAGGATAAAACGGGCGGTCTCTGCCACAGGGATATTTTCGGATTGGACCAGGCCTGTCAATGGTGCGGCAATGAAGCGGTCTTTAAGGGGGAAACCGTTCGGCAGGAGATCAAAAACCCAGCGGACGGGCGATGGTTTTATATACTCAGCTCCCCCATGTTCGACACGGATGGTTCCGTCACCAGAATGCAGGCGACCATTATCGATATTACGAAGCAAAAACAGACGGAAGAAACCCTGATCAAGCGAAAAGAATACCTACAAAAAGAAAACCTGCTGCTGAAATCGAGCATGAAAGAACGATACAAATTCATGAACATCATCGGAAAAAGCACGGCGATGCAGGGGGTCTACGACCAGATCATCAACGCCGCCGCCACGGATGCCGGTGTTATCCTCTACGGGGAGTCCGGTACGGGCAAGGAGCTGGCAGCCCGGGCGATTCACGATCTAAGCGATCGAAAACACGGTCCTTTTGTGGTCGTTCATTGCGGTGCCATCGCGGAAAACCTCATCGAAAGCGAATTTTTCGGGCACAGGAAGGGGGCTTTCACCGGCGCAGACCGGGACAAACAAGGGTACCTGGACCTGGCAGACGGCGGCACCCTCTTTCTGGATGAATTGGGCGAGCTGGGCCGGAACATGCAGGTAAAATTGTTGCGCGCCATTGAAGGCGGAGGCTATACCCCGGTAGGCAGCGCTAAAGAAAAAAAATCCGATATTCGCATTGTCGCCGCCACGAACAGGAATCTTCAAGAACAGGTAAAAACCGGCCTGATGCGCGAAGATTTCTTCTACCGCATCCATATTATTCCCATCACCCTGCCGCCGCTAAGGGACCGTAAGGAAGATTTGCCGCTGCTGGTCGAACATTTCATGAAGATGTATGGAGAAACCGAAAGACTGCCGCCCATCACCGGAAAAATTCTGGACGCCATTCAACAATATGACTGGCCGGGAAATGTCCGGGAACTTCAAAATACGCTGCATCGCTATGTGACCCTGAAACAATTCGGCATGCTTCAGCCTTCAGCAGCCGACGGGGATGAACCGGAAATCCTTGCTGAAAGCCCGCCAAGGAAAATCGGAAATATTCGTAACGTCATCCGTGACTTTGAAAAAAATTACATTCTTAGTGCCTTAGAGCGGTATCAATGGCACCGCGGCAAAGCAGCTTCCGCCCTGGGCATTGACCGAAGGACCCTCTTCAAAAAAACCAAACAATATGGAATTGAAAATACCCAAATCGAGAACGAATAG
- a CDS encoding NAD(P)/FAD-dependent oxidoreductase — MREREVIVVGSGPAGASCAKALRDEGVDVLVLEKKALPRYKCCSGILFGQTQELLKRYFNAEAPASVTCAPADMEAGDVREWNAEKGYRPYLWEIGKDGKSFPQKYVNIWRNLFDKWLLDLSAAEYRDQAYVKGFEKTSQHIRVQVAQSAEGELATYHCKYLVGADGWNSTVRRLLNPESAKQRAAQSVGVLQSYFKLESLGSLKKGAFTVFFLPEVGDTLTCVHQKGDYLLLCVGGFKGRKLRESMVAFKHFLSRQFEVRLGDWWRDESCQMLLAPPDLGREQVLLTGEAANFIYLNGEGISTAIDSGYRCGKAIAAALREKKSALPLYAETITDIAAHMEKCFTQIRFLVSQAT; from the coding sequence ATGAGAGAACGAGAAGTGATTGTGGTTGGATCCGGCCCGGCAGGGGCAAGCTGCGCCAAAGCACTACGAGATGAAGGGGTCGATGTTCTGGTTCTGGAAAAAAAAGCATTGCCCCGTTACAAGTGTTGTTCCGGCATCTTGTTCGGGCAGACCCAGGAACTCCTCAAGCGCTATTTCAACGCCGAAGCACCCGCCTCCGTGACATGCGCGCCAGCCGATATGGAAGCCGGTGACGTCAGGGAATGGAATGCCGAGAAAGGGTATCGGCCTTACCTCTGGGAAATCGGCAAGGACGGCAAGTCCTTTCCCCAAAAGTATGTGAACATCTGGCGTAACCTTTTCGATAAGTGGCTACTCGATCTTTCCGCGGCCGAGTACCGCGATCAGGCATACGTTAAAGGCTTTGAAAAAACCTCGCAGCATATTCGGGTTCAGGTAGCACAATCCGCAGAAGGTGAACTCGCAACCTATCATTGCAAGTATCTCGTGGGCGCCGATGGCTGGAATTCCACTGTCCGTCGCCTGCTGAATCCTGAATCCGCCAAGCAACGGGCCGCCCAATCGGTTGGCGTATTACAAAGTTACTTCAAGCTGGAATCGCTTGGGTCCTTAAAAAAAGGGGCCTTCACGGTGTTTTTTCTTCCGGAAGTCGGCGATACCCTGACTTGCGTGCATCAGAAGGGCGACTATTTATTGCTCTGCGTCGGCGGGTTCAAGGGGCGGAAGCTTCGAGAATCCATGGTGGCGTTCAAGCATTTTCTTTCTCGGCAGTTTGAGGTTCGCCTGGGAGATTGGTGGCGGGATGAGTCGTGCCAGATGCTGCTCGCACCGCCTGACCTGGGCCGGGAGCAGGTGTTGCTCACGGGCGAAGCGGCCAATTTCATCTACCTGAACGGCGAGGGAATCAGCACGGCGATCGACAGCGGGTATCGTTGTGGAAAAGCGATCGCTGCAGCTCTCCGTGAGAAAAAGAGTGCCCTACCCCTCTATGCCGAAACTATCACGGACATCGCCGCCCATATGGAAAAGTGCTTTACACAGATTCGCTTTCTTGTATCACAAGCGACATAA
- the hrpA gene encoding ATP-dependent RNA helicase HrpA translates to MASSAPEYSRTIGRIESTIRKACARDRLGFKREINRLKQDARKGDASPALQQRLVQLMRRVNASAAKRRERIAARPAISEFADLPITAKKEEIIAAIRAHAVVIISGETGSGKTTQIPKFCLAAGRGIDGLIGCTQPRRIAAITVAERIAEELGEPAGRSVGYKIRFTDKTGPNAYIKIMTDGMLLAETQGDPDLHTYDTLIIDEAHERSLNIDFLLGILKTLLHKRTDLKLIITSATIDTEKFSRAFDNAPIIEVSGRMYPVEIRYAPGATDDELSHMEKAAFAVDRLIAESRFGDILVFMPTEGDIRETIELIEGRNYRNVTVLPLFARLSAADQHRVFATPVGRKIIVATNIAETSLTIPGIKYVVDTGLARISQYNPRSRTTALPVTSISQSSADQRMGRCGRVANGICVRLFPEEDYLERPRFTRPEILRANLAEVILRMIALNLGNISEFPFLDMPPGPSIQDGFNLLFELGAISQAGPSKGKKQAASPFILTEKGQVMAAMPIDPRLSCMLIEAVSQGCLPEVCIIAAALSIQDPRERPAEKAAEADRAHARFKDPSSDFVTLLNIWNAYQAAWNQNKKMRQIMKFCSSCFLSFKRMREWRDIHGQLQAILAESNLPARLASAEKPASADKAGNREYSETYERIHKAILSGFLSNIAAKKEGNIYQAAKDRQAMLFPGSGLFNQSRQWIVAAEMVETSRLFARMAAHIDPAWLEPIGKDRCKHTYFDPHWERSRGNVIASEQVSLFGLIIEPARNILYGRIRPEEASDIFIQSALVAGDVRRPLPFMRHNQALIDTVQTIEHKVRRRDLLISEADLFHFYKSRISGVYDMRTLERRIREKGDDFLHMKEEDLLRYAPDREELARYPDKLQLQNTAFPFDYRFEPGSQTDGVTIRIPAAAAGAVSKDTLEWLVPGLLKEKLSALIKSLPKIYRRQLVPVSETIDIIAQEMEKKKEGLLSSLGEFIHQRFGVDIPVTAWAEDLLPDHLKMRIAITAPDGKEIAAGRNPSLLNHHFLAEKPLEGFEDIKKEWEKTGITQWDFDDLPERIALTGKKGGRWVAYPALVPDESGGRQVHLRLFLNQTEAAKIHRSGVYLLTTLHLSNDLKLLKKMIALPKAWIPKAARFGGEKKIQAQLIESITLELFSRDIRTREAFETHAAAASARIVAIAQERLDVFLPVLDAVCDTRERLFAIESTRHLAPIATEIRTELAHLAPENLLLLYTNERLRHLPRYIRALGIRAIRAVENPERDRLRMNQVQPYRSRLTQMLESLTPGTSEKKRAAVEEYFWMLEEFKVSVFAQELKTVIPISPKRLDKKAGEIERMM, encoded by the coding sequence ATGGCGTCATCCGCTCCTGAATACAGTCGCACCATCGGTCGCATCGAATCAACCATTCGGAAAGCCTGCGCACGGGATCGGCTCGGCTTTAAGCGCGAAATCAATCGCCTCAAGCAGGATGCACGAAAAGGGGATGCCTCCCCGGCGCTTCAGCAACGGCTGGTGCAGCTCATGCGGCGCGTCAATGCGTCCGCGGCCAAACGCCGCGAGCGAATCGCGGCCAGGCCCGCCATCTCCGAATTTGCCGACCTGCCGATCACTGCCAAAAAAGAAGAGATCATCGCCGCCATTCGCGCGCATGCCGTGGTGATTATCTCGGGGGAGACCGGTTCCGGAAAAACAACCCAGATTCCCAAATTCTGTCTTGCCGCCGGCCGCGGCATCGACGGGTTGATCGGCTGCACCCAGCCCCGGCGCATCGCGGCCATTACGGTGGCCGAGCGTATTGCCGAAGAGCTCGGCGAACCGGCCGGCCGATCGGTCGGGTACAAGATTCGCTTCACCGACAAAACCGGGCCGAATGCCTACATTAAAATCATGACCGACGGCATGCTGCTGGCCGAAACTCAAGGGGATCCCGATCTGCACACCTATGACACCCTGATTATCGACGAGGCCCACGAGCGCAGCCTCAATATCGATTTTCTGCTCGGCATTCTCAAAACACTGCTCCATAAGCGCACGGACCTGAAGCTGATCATTACATCGGCCACCATTGATACGGAAAAATTCTCGCGCGCGTTTGATAACGCGCCGATCATCGAAGTTTCGGGCCGCATGTACCCCGTTGAAATCCGCTATGCGCCGGGGGCCACCGACGATGAACTGAGCCATATGGAAAAAGCGGCTTTTGCGGTAGACCGGCTCATTGCGGAAAGCAGATTCGGGGATATTCTCGTTTTCATGCCCACGGAAGGGGACATTCGGGAAACCATCGAACTCATTGAAGGCAGAAATTACCGGAACGTGACCGTGCTTCCCTTGTTTGCGCGCCTCTCCGCTGCGGACCAGCATCGGGTATTTGCAACGCCGGTGGGACGAAAAATCATCGTCGCCACCAATATCGCAGAGACTTCGCTCACCATTCCCGGCATCAAATATGTGGTGGACACGGGGCTGGCCCGCATTTCCCAATACAACCCCAGATCGCGCACCACCGCCCTGCCCGTCACATCGATCTCACAAAGCAGCGCGGATCAGCGCATGGGCCGGTGCGGACGCGTCGCCAACGGCATTTGCGTTCGCCTTTTTCCGGAAGAAGATTATCTGGAGCGGCCCCGGTTCACCCGGCCGGAGATTCTTCGCGCCAATCTGGCAGAAGTCATTTTAAGAATGATCGCCTTAAATCTGGGCAATATTTCCGAGTTTCCGTTTCTGGACATGCCGCCGGGCCCGAGCATTCAGGACGGATTCAACCTGCTTTTCGAACTGGGCGCCATCTCCCAGGCCGGCCCCTCAAAAGGCAAAAAACAGGCGGCATCCCCCTTTATCCTCACGGAAAAGGGCCAAGTCATGGCCGCCATGCCCATCGATCCCAGGCTCTCCTGTATGCTGATCGAGGCGGTCAGCCAGGGGTGCCTGCCAGAAGTATGCATCATCGCCGCGGCATTAAGCATTCAGGACCCCAGGGAACGGCCCGCTGAAAAAGCGGCCGAAGCGGACCGGGCCCATGCCCGGTTTAAAGACCCGTCCTCGGATTTCGTCACGCTGCTCAATATCTGGAACGCCTATCAGGCGGCCTGGAATCAAAATAAAAAAATGCGGCAGATCATGAAATTCTGTAGCTCATGCTTCTTATCTTTCAAGCGAATGCGCGAATGGCGGGATATTCACGGCCAGCTTCAAGCCATTTTGGCGGAATCGAATTTGCCGGCGCGCCTTGCCTCGGCCGAAAAGCCCGCTTCCGCGGACAAAGCTGGCAACCGCGAATACAGCGAGACCTATGAAAGAATACATAAAGCCATTTTAAGCGGCTTTCTGTCCAATATCGCCGCGAAAAAGGAAGGCAACATCTATCAAGCCGCTAAAGACCGGCAGGCTATGCTCTTTCCCGGCTCAGGTCTCTTCAACCAGTCCCGGCAATGGATCGTCGCCGCGGAGATGGTAGAAACCAGCCGCCTTTTTGCCCGCATGGCGGCCCACATCGATCCTGCCTGGCTCGAACCCATCGGCAAGGACCGATGCAAGCACACCTACTTCGACCCTCACTGGGAACGCAGCCGCGGAAACGTGATCGCCTCCGAGCAGGTGAGTCTCTTCGGCCTCATCATTGAACCGGCCAGAAACATTCTTTACGGCCGCATTCGCCCGGAAGAGGCCTCCGATATCTTTATTCAGAGCGCGCTGGTGGCGGGCGACGTGCGCCGTCCCCTGCCCTTTATGCGCCACAACCAGGCGCTGATCGACACCGTTCAAACGATTGAGCACAAGGTCCGGCGGCGCGATCTGCTCATCAGCGAAGCGGATCTCTTTCATTTCTACAAGTCCCGAATCAGCGGCGTATATGATATGCGCACGCTGGAACGCCGGATTCGGGAAAAAGGCGATGATTTTCTTCACATGAAAGAAGAAGATCTGCTTCGATATGCGCCCGACCGCGAAGAGCTGGCCCGCTATCCGGACAAGCTCCAACTTCAAAACACCGCCTTTCCCTTTGATTACCGCTTTGAACCGGGCAGTCAAACCGACGGGGTCACCATTCGCATTCCGGCCGCCGCCGCCGGCGCAGTATCAAAGGATACGCTGGAGTGGCTGGTCCCGGGGCTTTTAAAGGAAAAATTGAGTGCCCTCATTAAAAGCCTGCCGAAAATTTACCGCAGGCAACTGGTACCGGTCTCCGAAACCATCGATATCATCGCGCAAGAAATGGAGAAAAAAAAAGAAGGACTTCTCTCCTCTTTGGGAGAATTCATTCACCAGCGTTTCGGCGTGGACATTCCCGTCACGGCCTGGGCCGAAGACCTGCTGCCGGATCATCTGAAAATGCGCATCGCCATTACAGCCCCCGACGGAAAGGAAATTGCCGCGGGCCGGAACCCTTCTCTTTTGAACCATCACTTTCTCGCGGAGAAGCCGCTGGAAGGTTTTGAAGACATCAAAAAAGAATGGGAGAAAACAGGCATCACGCAGTGGGATTTTGATGATCTGCCGGAACGTATTGCCCTCACGGGCAAAAAAGGCGGGCGGTGGGTCGCCTACCCGGCCCTCGTGCCCGATGAATCCGGGGGGCGGCAGGTCCATCTTCGCCTCTTTCTCAATCAAACCGAGGCCGCCAAAATCCACCGGTCCGGGGTGTACCTGCTCACCACGCTGCACCTGTCAAATGATCTGAAACTATTAAAAAAAATGATCGCACTGCCCAAGGCATGGATTCCCAAAGCAGCACGCTTCGGCGGAGAAAAAAAAATTCAGGCCCAGCTCATCGAGAGCATCACGCTCGAGTTATTTTCCCGCGACATTCGAACACGGGAAGCATTTGAAACCCATGCGGCAGCAGCTTCCGCCCGGATCGTCGCCATCGCGCAAGAACGCCTGGATGTCTTTTTGCCGGTGCTCGATGCGGTTTGCGACACTCGGGAGCGCCTTTTCGCCATCGAATCCACAAGGCATTTGGCGCCGATCGCAACGGAAATCAGAACCGAGTTGGCCCATCTGGCGCCGGAGAACCTGCTTCTGCTCTATACTAACGAACGGCTGCGCCATCTGCCGCGGTATATTCGCGCACTGGGCATTCGCGCGATCCGTGCCGTTGAAAACCCAGAACGGGACCGCCTGCGCATGAATCAGGTTCAGCCCTACCGGAGCCGGCTGACTCAAATGCTTGAATCCCTCACGCCGGGCACATCGGAAAAAAAGCGTGCCGCCGTTGAAGAATACTTCTGGATGCTCGAAGAGTTCAAGGTGTCGGTCTTTGCCCAGGAACTGAAAACCGTTATCCCGATTTCTCCCAAACGCCTGGATAAAAAGGCCGGAGAGATCGAACGAATGATGTAA
- a CDS encoding outer membrane beta-barrel protein, with the protein MKKLNSVFSVVVFVITISVFPFNMTSAQTGWYMGMFGGVTVSPEVSQGYDYYDYYYNDRYDIDVDETWVIGFKFGYTPPRLRFASFEFEYSYFNPDVDGTVWPFDSWDYVQIEGDTTFHNVMFNGIAKFPEGKIHPYLGVGIGFSYIDTSVSTSSIGRFDSNDDTVFAWQILGGVEIDLINNLSLDIGYRFFAAESDLDDDYYDYYYEYDRKDFDWETSIITFGFNYKF; encoded by the coding sequence ATGAAAAAGCTAAATAGTGTTTTTTCTGTGGTTGTATTCGTTATCACGATCTCTGTATTTCCGTTTAATATGACGTCGGCTCAGACTGGATGGTACATGGGTATGTTTGGCGGGGTTACAGTGAGTCCTGAAGTGTCTCAGGGGTATGATTATTACGATTACTATTACAATGACCGTTATGATATAGACGTTGATGAAACATGGGTTATTGGCTTTAAATTTGGTTACACCCCACCTCGACTCAGATTTGCCTCCTTTGAGTTTGAATACAGTTACTTCAATCCTGATGTGGATGGAACTGTATGGCCCTTTGACAGTTGGGATTATGTCCAAATTGAAGGGGATACAACCTTTCATAATGTTATGTTTAATGGAATAGCGAAATTTCCGGAAGGAAAAATTCACCCTTACCTTGGCGTAGGTATCGGTTTTTCGTATATTGATACTTCGGTTTCGACCTCATCAATCGGACGTTTCGATAGTAATGATGATACTGTTTTTGCCTGGCAAATATTGGGCGGAGTCGAAATCGATTTAATCAATAACTTGTCTCTGGATATCGGCTATCGTTTTTTTGCTGCGGAATCTGATTTGGACGATGACTATTATGATTACTACTATGAATATGACAGAAAGGATTTTGATTGGGAGACAAGCATCATAACTTTTGGTTTTAATTATAAATTTTAA
- a CDS encoding metallophosphoesterase has product MMRFFFFALQFTAVVCIFHYLLNLSIIKFFSISAPFTQKSITRLMFFMSVSFMPAAMLLRFYPSGITRIFYILSATWLGLFIYLLLAAGLCWLVFGLGKLFFSSVPNMRALCLFGFSIAVLVSLHGIWRAQHPEIKPIDITIKNLPDAWQNKKIVQLSDVHLGAINSARFMQRVADQVNRLHPDLILITGDLFDGMGNDLKNDISALNSLTASKGVYFVTGNHEGYLGLLKPLSILRQTHIRVLNNEVVDLDGLQILGISYPDYRIRNHTRRLLSSAGGYDADKPSILMYHTPTNIAEFHTDRGSQQTKTYWRPDTRMTLAKETGIDLQLSGHAHHGQLFPFNFLTRAIYNGYDYGLHRDGDFQLYVSSGTGTWGPPMRVGTSSEIVVITLR; this is encoded by the coding sequence ATGATGAGATTTTTTTTCTTTGCGTTACAATTCACAGCCGTAGTTTGTATCTTTCATTACCTGTTGAACCTTTCGATCATTAAATTTTTCTCGATATCGGCTCCATTCACCCAAAAAAGCATCACCCGGCTTATGTTTTTTATGTCCGTCAGCTTTATGCCCGCCGCCATGCTGTTGCGGTTCTATCCAAGCGGCATCACCCGTATCTTCTACATTTTGTCAGCAACCTGGCTGGGGCTTTTCATTTATCTTCTCCTGGCAGCAGGCCTGTGTTGGCTGGTCTTCGGCCTCGGCAAGCTTTTTTTCTCCTCGGTTCCGAATATGCGCGCCCTCTGCCTTTTCGGGTTCAGTATCGCGGTCCTCGTGTCCCTTCACGGCATATGGCGCGCCCAGCACCCTGAGATCAAACCCATCGATATCACCATCAAGAACCTTCCCGATGCCTGGCAAAACAAGAAAATTGTGCAACTCTCGGATGTCCACCTCGGCGCCATCAACAGCGCCCGGTTCATGCAGCGCGTGGCCGATCAGGTGAACCGCCTTCATCCGGATCTGATTCTCATTACCGGTGATCTTTTTGACGGCATGGGCAACGATTTGAAAAACGACATCAGCGCGCTTAACAGCCTAACCGCATCCAAAGGCGTCTATTTCGTTACCGGCAACCATGAAGGGTACCTGGGCTTGCTAAAACCGCTTTCCATCCTGCGGCAAACGCATATTCGAGTTCTTAACAACGAGGTCGTGGATCTGGACGGCCTACAAATCCTCGGCATCAGTTACCCGGATTACCGTATCAGAAACCACACCCGACGCCTTTTATCATCGGCCGGAGGCTATGATGCCGACAAGCCGAGCATTCTCATGTACCACACCCCGACCAATATCGCCGAATTCCATACTGACCGTGGCTCTCAGCAAACAAAAACCTACTGGCGCCCGGACACGCGCATGACGCTCGCCAAGGAAACAGGAATCGATCTTCAGCTCTCCGGCCACGCCCATCACGGCCAGTTGTTTCCGTTCAATTTTCTGACCCGAGCCATCTATAACGGCTATGATTACGGACTGCACCGGGACGGTGATTTTCAGCTCTATGTCAGCTCCGGCACCGGCACCTGGGGCCCGCCCATGCGGGTAGGAACTTCTTCTGAAATTGTCGTAATAACGTTAAGATAG
- a CDS encoding NAD(P)/FAD-dependent oxidoreductase, giving the protein MLKPPKSSGKKAYDVIIVGGGPAGLMSAYWLGEHTNLKVLLVEKGQMPDKRKCPSNEGQPCRNCSPCQILSGIGGAGLFSDGKLNFIHKLGKTDLTQFLSTDAARAIINETEEIFNRFGMDGPVYPTDMAAAKEIRKTAKRNGLDLLLIRQKHMGSDCLPGHIEAMARYIQEKGVELACGEEALAVLVKKNTTVGLRTNRASYQCPRVILAPGRVGAEWVRRLADQLGIGRKHRGIEVGVRVEVHNDIMRDICNIIYDPTFFIQTQKYDDQTRTFCTNYGGFVALENYKNFVCVNGHAYRHRKSANTNFAFLSKVILTEPVTDNQAYGEAIGYLSSLIGGGKPILQRFGDLKRGRRSTWQRVRKGYIEPSLENVICGDIAMALPERILTNLIEGLDMLNLVIPGVSNDETLLYAPEIKFFASQIETDHNLETAVKGLYVAGDGPGVAGNIVSAAATGLIPAKTIAKKTGE; this is encoded by the coding sequence GGTGGAAAAGGGCCAAATGCCGGACAAACGCAAATGCCCGTCCAACGAGGGACAACCCTGCCGCAACTGTTCCCCCTGCCAAATCCTGAGCGGTATCGGCGGCGCCGGGCTTTTTTCAGACGGAAAGCTCAATTTTATTCACAAACTCGGCAAAACCGATCTCACCCAGTTTCTTTCCACCGACGCAGCCCGCGCCATCATCAACGAAACCGAGGAAATCTTCAACCGGTTCGGCATGGACGGGCCGGTGTATCCAACCGATATGGCGGCGGCCAAGGAAATTCGAAAAACAGCCAAGCGAAACGGCCTGGATCTGCTGCTTATCAGGCAAAAGCATATGGGCAGCGATTGCCTGCCTGGCCATATCGAGGCCATGGCCCGTTATATTCAGGAAAAAGGCGTTGAACTGGCTTGTGGCGAGGAGGCACTGGCAGTTCTGGTCAAAAAGAATACCACGGTCGGCCTTCGAACGAACCGGGCGAGCTATCAATGCCCCCGAGTCATTCTGGCCCCGGGCCGCGTGGGCGCCGAGTGGGTACGGCGCCTTGCGGATCAACTCGGCATCGGCCGCAAACACCGGGGCATCGAGGTGGGTGTTCGGGTGGAGGTGCATAATGATATCATGCGCGATATCTGCAATATTATTTACGACCCCACCTTCTTTATTCAGACACAAAAATACGATGATCAGACCCGCACCTTTTGCACCAATTACGGCGGGTTTGTCGCGCTTGAAAACTACAAGAATTTTGTCTGCGTCAACGGCCATGCGTATCGGCACCGAAAATCGGCCAATACCAATTTCGCCTTTCTCTCCAAGGTGATTCTCACCGAGCCGGTCACGGACAACCAGGCTTATGGAGAAGCCATCGGGTACTTATCGTCCCTGATCGGCGGTGGAAAGCCCATTTTGCAGCGCTTCGGGGATTTAAAGCGCGGCCGCCGGAGCACCTGGCAGCGGGTTCGAAAAGGCTATATCGAGCCCTCCCTTGAAAACGTGATTTGCGGGGATATCGCCATGGCCCTTCCGGAGCGAATTTTAACCAACCTCATTGAGGGCCTTGACATGCTGAACCTTGTCATCCCCGGCGTGTCCAACGATGAAACCCTGCTTTACGCGCCGGAAATCAAGTTTTTCGCCTCTCAAATTGAAACCGACCACAACCTTGAGACTGCCGTCAAGGGCCTGTATGTCGCGGGCGACGGTCCGGGCGTGGCCGGAAATATCGTATCCGCCGCGGCCACAGGCCTTATTCCCGCCAAAACCATTGCAAAGAAAACCGGGGAATAA